From one Papio anubis isolate 15944 chromosome 12, Panubis1.0, whole genome shotgun sequence genomic stretch:
- the F2 gene encoding prothrombin: MAHVRGLQLPGCLALAALCSLVHSQHVFLAPQQVFLAPQQALSLLQRVRRASSGFLEEVLKGNLERECMEEMCSYEEAFEALESSTATDAFWAKYTACETVRTSRDTLAACLEGNCAEGLGTNYRGHVNITRSGIECQLWRSRYPHKPEINSTTHPGADLQENFCRNPDGSTTGPWCYTTDPTVRREECSIPVCGQDQVTVAMTPRSRGSSVNLSLPSEECVPDRGRQYQGRLAVTTHGLPCLAWDSTQAKALSKHQDFDSAVQLVENFCRNPDGDEEGVWCYVAGKPGDFEYCDLNYCEEAVDEETGDGLGEDTDRAIEGRTATSEYQTFFDPRTFGLGEADCGLRPLFEKKSLEDKTEGELLESYIDGRIVEGWDAEIGMSPWQVMLFRKSPQELLCGASLISDRWVLTAAHCLLYPPWDKNFTENDLLVRIGKHSRTRYERNIEKISMLEKIYIHPRYNWRENLDRDIALMKLKKPVTFSDYIHPVCLPDRETAASLFQAGYKGRVTGWGNLKETWTANVGKVQPSVLQVVNLPIVERSVCKDSTRIRITDNMFCAGYKPGEGKRGDACEGDSGGPFVMKNPLNKRWYQMGIVSWGEGCDRDGKYGFYTHVFRLKKWIQKVIDQFGD, translated from the exons ATGGCGCACGTCCGAGGCCTGCAGCTGCCTGGCTGCCTGGCCCTGGCTGCCTTGTGTAGCCTTGTGCACAGCCAGCATG TGTTCCTGGCTCCTCAGCAAGTGTTCCTGGCTCCTCAGCAAGCGCTGTCGCTGCTCCAGCGGGTCCGGCGAGCCAGCAgcggcttcctggaggaggtgctcAAGGGCAACCTGGAGCGAGAATGCATGGAGGAGATGTGTAGCTACGAGGAGGCCTTCGAGGCTCTGGAGTCCTCCACGGCCACG GATGCTTTCTGGGCCAAGTACACAG CTTGTGAGACGGTGAGGACGTCTCGAGATACGCTTGCTGCATGTCTGGAAG GTAACTGTGCTGAGGGTCTGGGTACGAACTACCGAGGGCATGTGAACATCACCCGGTCAGGCATTGAGTGCCAGCTATGGAGGAGTCGCTACCCACATAAGCCTGA AATCAACTCCACCACCCATCCCGGGGCCGACCTGCAGGAGAATTTCTGCCGCAACCCTGACGGCAGCACCACAGGACCCTGGTGCTACACTACAGACCCCACCGTGAGGAGGGAGGAATGCAGCATCCCTGTGTGTG GCCAGGATCAAGTCACTGTAGCGATGACTCCACGCTCCAGAGGCTCCAGTGTGAATCTGTCACTTCCATCGGAGGAGTGTGTCCCTGATCGGGGGCGGCAGTACCAGGGGCGCCTGGCAGTGACCACACATGGGCTCCCCTGCCTAGCCTGGGACAGCACGCAGGCCAAGGCCCTGAGCAAGCACCAGGACTTTGACTCGGCCGTGCAGCTGGTGGAGAACTTCTGCCGCAACCCAGATGGGGATGAGGAGGGCGTGTGGTGCTATGTGGCCGGGAAGCCTGGTGACTTTGAGTACTGCGACCTCAACTATTGTG AGGAGGCCGTGGATGAGGAGACAGGAGATGGgctgggtgaggacacagacagGGCCATCGAAGGGCGTACCGCCACCAGTGAGTACCAGACTTTCTTCGATCCGAGGACCTTCGGCTTGGGAGAAGCAG ACTGTGGGCTGCGACCTCTGTTTGAGAAGAAGTCGCTGGAGGACAAAACTGAAGGAGAACTCCTGGAATCCTACATCGACGGGCGCATTGTGGAGGGCTGGGATGCAGAGATCGGCATGTCACCTTG GCAGGTGATGCTTTTCCGGAAGAGTCCCCAGGAGCTGCTGTGTGGGGCCAGCCTCATCAGTGACCGCTGGGTCCTCACCGCCGCCCACTGCCTCCTGTACCCGCCCTGGGACAAGAACTTCACTGAGAATGACCTTCTGGTGCGCATTGGCAAGCACTCCCGCACCAG GTATGAGCGAAACATTGAAAAGATATCCATGCTGGAAAAGATCTACATCCACCCCAGGTACAACTGGCGGGAGAACCTGGACCGGGACATTGCCCTGATGAAGCTGAAGAAGCCCGTTACCTTCAGCGACTACATCCACCCCGTGTGCCTGCCCGACAGGGAGACGGCAGCCAG CTTGTTCCAGGCTGGATACAAGGGGCGGGTGACAGGCTGGGGCAACCTGAAGGAGACGTGGACGGCCAACGTTGGTAAGGTGCAGCCCAGCGTCCTGCAGGTGGTGAACCTGCCCATCGTGGAGCGGTCGGTCTGCAAGGACTCTACTCGGATCCGCATCACTGACAACATGTTCTGTGCTG GTTACAAGCCTGGTGAAGGGAAACGAGGGGATGCCTGTGAAGGCGACAGCGGGGGACCCTTTGTCATGAAG AACCCCTTAAACAAACGCTGGTATCAAATGGGCATCGTCTCATGGGGTGAAGGCTGTGACCGGGATGGGAAATATGGCTTCTACACACACGTGTTCCGCCTGAAGAAGTGGATACAGAAGGTCATTGATCAGTTTGGAGATTAG